A region from the Colwellia sp. PAMC 21821 genome encodes:
- a CDS encoding YnfA family protein, whose product MFEFKTIALFALTAVAEIVGCYLPYLWLKEDKSILLLIPAAASLALFAWLLTLHPSAAGRVYAAYGGVYIFVAILWLWGVDGIKPSLWDIVGGSVALMGMAIIMFAPRTA is encoded by the coding sequence ATGTTTGAATTTAAAACAATCGCTCTTTTTGCGCTCACGGCAGTTGCCGAAATTGTAGGTTGCTACTTACCCTATCTTTGGCTTAAAGAAGATAAAAGTATATTGCTGTTAATTCCAGCAGCAGCAAGTCTTGCTTTATTTGCTTGGCTTTTAACCTTGCATCCCTCTGCTGCTGGTCGAGTATATGCTGCGTATGGTGGTGTATATATTTTTGTCGCCATATTATGGCTTTGGGGTGTTGATGGCATAAAACCATCACTTTGGGATATTGTTGGTGGCTCAGTTGCGTTAATGGGCATGGCCATTATTATGTTTGCGCCAAGAACTGCTTAG
- a CDS encoding TonB-dependent receptor, whose product MSIHNSPNFKKSALYIALTSALTISTPTLAENASVEGIERISVTASRRASSVQETPVNITALDGDVMKDQNINQLSDVARWVPGLSVPDQGGRSGSSVIVRGLNTNSSGPDSDGGTVAIYAGEIPLFVDMKLIDIQRVEVLIGPQGTLYGAGTLGGAIRYLPNKPVLDETSGSIYGDVFSLSESSSVGGEAGFVFNTPLIDDTLGFRMAFNQLDEPGYVDYGYVLREGGSSLPDPDWSNDAEVNTNLKKVKDVNFEETSTARLMLRWTPTDYLDTTLSYFYQKQKVGGRSIVHYDSLSDSNPLLAQVGKYESAYRYEEPQDRKDSLISLEITADLGFAELTSATGYSEFEESGQRDQTDLLIRLDYSYEEFPAFSTFTREDTNSEVLTQEIRLVSTSDSAFNWIVGGYYNNFKTTEGSLEYTPGFDQYAVDNWDANKLRPDALEYISIINSEITEQAVFGELTYQATEQLSLTFGARYYEYKVASDSAVDLPLYYTLFGDYAADEINLDFKEVTAKDDGNLLKFNVSYQFNEDILSYLTISDGFRIGGSNGVAECPDNIDELENQIVCALPNEVTYEADTTTNYELGFKSSWFRNKLHFNAAVFMVEWDNAQVGGATLNGQQPITANAATAKASGIEISTRAMLAENLTGFATYAQTKAELTDNAPYLFGVFGEQGSELQNYYDGASGDRLPGSPEQQFSLGLKYSTELFDKALDINYGLTYQSDVYTKLGLKADGEKLPGYALSNVSAQLADDNWSVTLYIDNLFDKYAFSSVRRDKGDIGMAQFPEMNSNDPALQRNYGHYLVTPRKIGLRFEYMFDM is encoded by the coding sequence AACATTAATCAGCTTTCTGATGTTGCACGTTGGGTACCGGGTTTATCTGTCCCCGATCAAGGTGGTCGTTCAGGCTCTTCAGTTATTGTGCGTGGTTTAAATACTAACTCGTCTGGCCCTGATTCAGATGGCGGTACGGTGGCCATTTATGCGGGTGAAATTCCGTTATTTGTTGATATGAAACTGATTGATATTCAGCGAGTAGAAGTTTTGATCGGCCCACAAGGGACTTTATATGGTGCAGGTACGTTAGGTGGGGCGATTCGCTACTTACCCAATAAACCGGTTTTAGATGAAACTTCTGGCTCGATTTATGGTGATGTATTTTCGTTATCAGAAAGTAGCAGTGTCGGTGGGGAAGCTGGTTTTGTTTTTAACACGCCGTTAATTGACGATACGTTAGGTTTTCGTATGGCGTTTAATCAACTAGATGAGCCTGGTTATGTAGACTATGGTTATGTGCTTCGAGAAGGTGGTAGCTCTTTACCTGATCCTGATTGGTCAAACGACGCTGAAGTTAACACTAACTTAAAAAAAGTAAAAGATGTTAATTTTGAAGAAACGTCAACGGCAAGGTTAATGTTGCGTTGGACACCGACAGATTATCTTGATACTACGCTGTCTTACTTTTATCAGAAGCAAAAAGTAGGTGGTCGTTCAATCGTTCACTACGATAGCTTAAGTGACAGCAATCCTTTGTTAGCGCAGGTCGGAAAATATGAGTCAGCCTATCGCTATGAAGAGCCTCAAGACAGAAAAGATTCACTCATTAGTTTAGAAATAACCGCAGATTTAGGCTTTGCAGAGCTAACGTCGGCAACAGGTTATTCTGAATTTGAAGAAAGCGGGCAGCGCGATCAAACCGATTTGCTAATTCGCTTAGATTATAGCTATGAAGAATTCCCAGCGTTTTCAACCTTCACGCGAGAAGATACCAACAGCGAAGTGTTAACTCAGGAAATTAGATTAGTTTCTACGTCAGACTCAGCATTCAACTGGATAGTTGGTGGTTATTACAATAACTTTAAAACCACTGAAGGTAGTCTTGAATACACGCCAGGGTTTGATCAATACGCCGTCGACAACTGGGACGCTAATAAACTTCGCCCAGATGCATTGGAATATATTTCAATTATCAATTCAGAAATAACCGAGCAAGCTGTTTTTGGTGAGTTAACGTATCAAGCTACTGAGCAATTATCACTGACCTTTGGTGCTCGATATTATGAGTACAAAGTCGCGTCTGACTCAGCGGTTGATTTACCACTTTATTACACTTTATTTGGCGATTATGCGGCTGATGAAATTAACCTAGATTTTAAAGAAGTAACAGCTAAAGATGATGGTAACTTATTAAAGTTTAACGTTAGCTACCAATTTAATGAAGATATTCTTTCTTACTTAACCATTAGTGATGGCTTTAGAATTGGTGGCTCAAATGGTGTTGCTGAATGTCCTGATAATATTGACGAGTTAGAAAATCAAATTGTCTGCGCCTTACCAAACGAGGTGACTTATGAGGCAGATACCACAACTAACTATGAACTAGGCTTTAAGAGCTCATGGTTTAGAAATAAGCTGCATTTTAATGCCGCGGTATTTATGGTTGAGTGGGATAATGCTCAGGTTGGAGGCGCTACCTTAAACGGACAGCAACCTATTACGGCAAATGCGGCGACAGCAAAAGCGAGCGGCATTGAAATATCTACCAGAGCCATGCTAGCTGAGAATTTAACCGGTTTTGCTACTTACGCTCAAACCAAAGCTGAACTAACTGATAACGCACCGTATTTATTTGGTGTTTTTGGTGAGCAAGGTTCTGAATTACAAAACTACTATGACGGAGCGTCTGGTGACCGTTTACCCGGGTCTCCTGAACAGCAGTTCTCATTAGGATTAAAGTATAGTACGGAGTTATTTGATAAAGCTTTAGACATTAATTACGGCCTTACTTATCAAAGTGATGTTTATACTAAACTTGGCTTAAAAGCTGACGGTGAAAAATTACCCGGCTATGCATTAAGTAATGTTTCGGCGCAGCTTGCTGACGATAACTGGTCGGTAACTTTATATATCGACAATTTATTTGATAAATATGCCTTTAGTTCAGTACGTCGTGATAAAGGCGATATTGGTATGGCTCAATTTCCAGAAATGAACTCTAACGATCCAGCATTACAAAGAAACTACGGACATTACTTAGTAACGCCAAGAAAAATTGGCTTACGTTTTGAGTATATGTTTGATATGTAA
- the nhaA gene encoding Na+/H+ antiporter NhaA, giving the protein MSDNKKNLLQRGLDNIQPPLSSFIGAQTTSSLFLLLSTIVALWWANSIHSASYFNLVYTPVGLFFGDLEFKASLKHIINDGLMVIFFFLLGLEIKREVLVGDLAKPENRRMLIICALGGMMCPALIYSMFNYSFDSQIGWGIPMATDTAFALGVLTIVRKHIPASLLAFIVGLAIVDDVGAILVIAIFYTEQISVLHLASAFALIAFLGVANYAGVRQPLFYIIVSVITWLMMLKSGVHPTVAGVAIALTVPARPGLASGKLLDKAKSIINSMERKPQSVDVLASKEDHEKVLEVRDVAEEASTPLRRWEDALHLPVSLFILPLFALTNAGVIFSFSSLADSLQHPIGLGIIFGLVLGKFIGISGFCWLALRFNLGSLPSNVNFQHVIGASLITGIGFTMSTFIAMLGFDGQPEQLQYAKTAILVGSILAAVLGAIYLRVTATKQNSE; this is encoded by the coding sequence ATGTCTGATAATAAAAAAAACTTATTACAACGTGGCTTAGACAATATTCAGCCACCACTTTCCAGTTTTATAGGTGCTCAAACGACCTCCAGCTTATTTCTTTTACTGTCGACAATTGTTGCTTTATGGTGGGCAAACTCTATTCATTCAGCAAGCTATTTCAATTTGGTATATACACCAGTTGGCTTGTTTTTTGGAGACTTAGAGTTTAAAGCGTCACTCAAGCACATAATTAATGATGGCTTGATGGTCATATTTTTCTTTTTACTCGGACTTGAGATCAAACGCGAAGTATTAGTTGGTGACCTTGCTAAGCCTGAAAATCGCCGCATGCTAATTATTTGTGCCTTAGGGGGCATGATGTGTCCGGCGTTAATTTACTCAATGTTCAATTACTCATTTGATTCACAAATAGGCTGGGGAATACCCATGGCGACCGATACTGCTTTTGCACTCGGTGTGCTCACTATTGTTAGAAAACACATACCTGCTAGTCTGTTAGCATTTATTGTCGGACTTGCTATTGTCGATGATGTAGGCGCGATACTGGTTATTGCTATATTTTACACTGAGCAAATATCTGTTCTGCACTTGGCGAGTGCATTTGCACTTATTGCTTTTTTAGGGGTTGCTAATTATGCCGGAGTACGACAGCCACTATTTTATATTATCGTCAGCGTAATAACTTGGTTGATGATGCTAAAATCTGGTGTTCATCCCACGGTTGCCGGTGTTGCCATTGCCTTAACTGTACCTGCAAGACCGGGGCTAGCGTCAGGTAAATTATTAGATAAAGCAAAATCGATCATTAACTCGATGGAGAGAAAACCACAATCGGTAGATGTACTTGCAAGCAAGGAAGATCACGAAAAGGTATTAGAAGTGCGCGATGTTGCCGAAGAGGCAAGTACACCATTGCGTCGATGGGAAGATGCGCTGCATTTACCTGTTTCTCTATTTATCTTGCCGCTATTTGCATTAACTAATGCAGGCGTAATCTTTAGTTTCAGCTCGCTCGCTGATAGCCTGCAACATCCGATTGGTTTAGGCATTATTTTTGGCCTAGTATTGGGGAAATTTATCGGTATTTCTGGATTTTGTTGGTTGGCACTTCGCTTCAATCTAGGTAGTTTGCCTAGCAATGTAAATTTCCAACATGTTATAGGGGCATCGCTGATAACCGGTATTGGCTTTACCATGTCTACTTTTATCGCCATGCTAGGTTTCGACGGTCAGCCAGAGCAACTGCAATATGCCAAAACAGCTATTTTGGTAGGCTCAATACTTGCGGCCGTGCTTGGTGCTATATATCTTAGAGTTACTGCTACGAAGCAAAATAGTGAATGA
- a CDS encoding acyltransferase, which translates to MQLKNTPRLSELDWLRVILIFAVFIHHVFMPFNGDNWHIMNSQSSKLLDDVMVYFEQFRLPILFFISGAGAVILLSKITVKKFTLDKLLRLFIPLLVGILLVVPPQSYIENINEFQSYWQAYPTLALNFSTNHLWFIEYLIVFSFLAIPLNKFLKSTPGIAIVNCVAKLTKFKGGLFLLVGLLIVIKIYFALLFPSDDNKIENLSSSTYYLFFFITGMIFMTNKVVWQAICDYRFYNLVMLSLSTVIFYAYYYSPDLSEYLSVTVRWSIWWLVCCLVSWSALLTILGYAQFYLKNTPKWLHLSNELIYPFYIFHQTVIVVIGFYVITWQTSMLIKIVSLLLLSLAITGGICFFIIKPFNCFRFLFGVKPNGTAKPLLSNKRSDT; encoded by the coding sequence ATGCAATTGAAAAATACCCCAAGGTTATCTGAATTAGATTGGCTCAGAGTCATACTTATTTTTGCCGTATTTATTCATCATGTGTTTATGCCTTTTAATGGCGATAATTGGCATATAATGAATAGTCAATCAAGTAAGTTACTTGACGATGTTATGGTCTATTTTGAACAGTTTAGGCTACCTATTTTATTTTTCATTTCTGGTGCTGGAGCGGTTATTTTACTGTCGAAAATAACGGTTAAGAAATTTACGTTAGACAAATTATTAAGGCTTTTTATTCCGTTACTTGTCGGTATTTTATTGGTTGTACCTCCACAAAGCTATATTGAAAACATCAACGAATTTCAGTCTTATTGGCAAGCATATCCTACTCTTGCACTGAACTTCTCAACTAATCATCTTTGGTTTATAGAGTACCTCATTGTATTTTCCTTTCTTGCTATTCCGCTTAATAAATTTTTAAAGTCTACACCTGGAATTGCCATTGTTAACTGTGTTGCAAAGCTTACTAAATTTAAGGGAGGTTTGTTTTTATTAGTTGGTTTGCTCATTGTTATAAAAATTTACTTTGCTTTATTGTTTCCAAGCGACGATAACAAAATTGAAAACTTGTCTTCATCAACTTACTACCTGTTCTTTTTTATCACAGGTATGATATTTATGACTAATAAGGTTGTATGGCAAGCAATTTGCGACTATCGATTTTATAATTTAGTTATGCTCTCGCTAAGTACAGTAATTTTTTATGCTTACTATTACTCTCCAGATCTTAGTGAATATTTATCTGTAACTGTTCGATGGTCGATTTGGTGGTTAGTGTGTTGTTTGGTTTCATGGTCTGCGTTGTTAACTATTTTAGGATATGCTCAGTTTTATTTGAAAAATACACCTAAGTGGCTTCACCTTAGTAATGAGCTAATTTATCCATTTTATATTTTTCATCAAACGGTAATTGTTGTGATTGGTTTTTATGTCATTACTTGGCAAACATCAATGTTAATTAAAATCGTTTCTCTGTTGCTTTTATCATTAGCTATCACCGGTGGGATTTGCTTTTTTATTATTAAGCCATTTAATTGTTTTCGTTTTTTATTTGGTGTAAAACCAAATGGAACGGCGAAACCATTGCTTAGTAATAAAAGGTCTGACACTTAA